The sequence CAGAGTGCTGCGCTGGCCGCGACAGTCAATGCTATCGCCATTCTTGACGGTGAAGGAAATATTCAGTGGGTCAATCAGGCATTTGTCGATATGACCGGCTACACGTTGCGTGAGGTGCATGGACAATCCTTGCGGGTTTTGCGGTCCGGCAAGCAGCCAGAGGCCTTTTATGAGGATTTGTGGAGCACAATTCTGTCTGGCAAAAATTGGGCTGGTGATCTGATCAACAAGCATAAGAATGGGACGTTATACAACGAACATCAGACGGTAACGCCCATTGTGTACGATGGCGCGGTGACCCATTTTATTGCGGTCAAGCAGGACATTACCCTCCGTAAACAGCAGGAGGAAGAGCTTCGTCAACTGAATGAAGAGCTTGAGAGTCGTATCGAAGAGCGCACGCGCCACCTTGCTCGGGAAGTAGAAGAGCGACGACTGGCCGAATCGGCGGTTCGTGAAGGGGAACGGTTGCTTCAATCCCTTCTGAATGGGCTTGGTGCGGCATTTTTGATCTTTGAGCCGAAAACAATGACGCTTGTTGAAATGAACTCTATAGCCGAAGCCATGTTCGGGTTTGTTCAGGAAGCTGCAATAGGGCGTTTATGTGATGATTTGTTTGCTGCATTTGACGAAAAAACCTTCCAATGCGTCTGTGTGAGTCGAGAACTTTTGGACACCAATGATGAGATTCTTATACAGACTGGGGAAGGTGGATCGATTTTTGTCGAGCGGCATGTGCAGAGTACGCAGATTCAGGGAAAAGATCATTTGGCGGTGGTGTTGTTTGATGTGACGGAAAGAAAGTCGCTGGAACGGCAACTGTCTGTGGCCCAGAAACTCGAATCCATTGGGCATCTTGCTTCTGGTATTGCCCATGAGATCAACACCCCCACCCAGTATGTCGGTGATTCAATTCAATTTACGAGTGAAGCGGTTGAGGATCTGATGGAGATCATTAACGCCTACGCCGGATTGGCCCAGCAGTGTCGCGAACAAAAAATCCTTCCTGAACAGATTGAGATCATTGATGCAGCGTTGGAAGAAGGGGATATGGAGTTTTTGGCCGAAGAGCTGCCGAGCGCATTTGTTCGGGCCGCTGACGGCGTGTCCAGAATCTCGGAAATAGTGAAGGCCATGCGGACGTTTTCTCATCCCGGTTCCGGGGAGTTTCAGCCGGTCAATTTGAATGAGACCATTCGGACGACACTCACCGTCGCTCGCAATGAGTGGAAATATGTCGCGGATGTGGATGAGCAGCTTGATCCGAATCTGCCGTTTATCAAGGGGCTGTCAGGTGAGTTGAATCAGGTCATTCTCAATCTGGTGGTCAATGCGGCACATGCGATCGAGGAAAAGGTCACTGATTCAGGGGTGAAGGGCACGATTACCGTGAAGACTCGTGAAGTGGATGGCAGGGCTGAAATGGTGATCGAAGATACTGGCGTGGGCATCCATCCAGAGAAGATAACGCGTATTTTTGATCCATTTTTCACCACCAAAGAGGTGGGTAAAGGGTCGGGACAAGGGTTGGCGATTGCGCATGATGTCATTGTCGGAAAGCACGGTGGTACGCTGAATGCGGAGTCGACTCCCGGCGAAGGGACAGCCTTTATCGTCACGTTGGATTTTTACGGCGGGGACATGTGATATGAAACCGAGAATCCTGTTTGTTGATGATGAGCAACATATTATTGATGGGTACAAGGCAGCGTTACGAAAAAAACGGAAGCAGTGGGACATGGTGTTTGTGGCGTCCAGCAAAGAGGCCATGGTCATCATGGAAGCAGATCCGGTGCAGGTTTTGGTCAGTGATGTCCGAATGCCCGGGATGGATGGAGAGGCCCTTTTGCAGACCGTGCAACAACGGTG is a genomic window of Pseudodesulfovibrio sp. JC047 containing:
- a CDS encoding PAS domain-containing protein, which gives rise to MSQDCQALVKELREVMGHMEMALGAIDEAILWTDGAGTLRWCNQTFVNWLDRSRIMLLGKPITELLPLAVRGQDLPESAHPVSQAIESRVSQQGDYSSRESARLFRIHAAFIEGADGDDSVVVVARDISREKEFEEYRLQSAALAATVNAIAILDGEGNIQWVNQAFVDMTGYTLREVHGQSLRVLRSGKQPEAFYEDLWSTILSGKNWAGDLINKHKNGTLYNEHQTVTPIVYDGAVTHFIAVKQDITLRKQQEEELRQLNEELESRIEERTRHLAREVEERRLAESAVREGERLLQSLLNGLGAAFLIFEPKTMTLVEMNSIAEAMFGFVQEAAIGRLCDDLFAAFDEKTFQCVCVSRELLDTNDEILIQTGEGGSIFVERHVQSTQIQGKDHLAVVLFDVTERKSLERQLSVAQKLESIGHLASGIAHEINTPTQYVGDSIQFTSEAVEDLMEIINAYAGLAQQCREQKILPEQIEIIDAALEEGDMEFLAEELPSAFVRAADGVSRISEIVKAMRTFSHPGSGEFQPVNLNETIRTTLTVARNEWKYVADVDEQLDPNLPFIKGLSGELNQVILNLVVNAAHAIEEKVTDSGVKGTITVKTREVDGRAEMVIEDTGVGIHPEKITRIFDPFFTTKEVGKGSGQGLAIAHDVIVGKHGGTLNAESTPGEGTAFIVTLDFYGGDM